The Acinonyx jubatus isolate Ajub_Pintada_27869175 chromosome D1, VMU_Ajub_asm_v1.0, whole genome shotgun sequence genome includes a window with the following:
- the LOC106977928 gene encoding olfactory receptor 5A1, with translation MRSMSTAKAWNSSSVTMFIFLGFADHPELQTLLFVTFLGIYLVTLAWNLALIFLIRGEPRLHTPMYFFLTNLSFIDICYSSTVAPKMLTDFFREQKTISFLGCAAQFFFFVSMGLTECFLLTAMAYDRYAAISSPLLYTAIMSQGLCTRMVLGAYVGGFLSSLIQASSIFQLHFCGPNIINHFFCDLPPVLALSCSDTFPSQVVNFLVVVTIGGTSFLILIISYSYIGTAVLKIRSVEGRKKAFSTCASHLMVVTLLFGTALFMYLRPSSSYSLGRDKVVSVFYSLVIPMLNPLIYSLRNREIKDALWKVLEKKKLFS, from the coding sequence ATGAGAAGCATGTCCACAGCTAAGGCCTGGAATAGCTCTTCAGTAACCATGTTCATCTTCCTGGGATTTGCAGACCATCCAGAACTCCAGACCCTTCTCTTTGTGACCTTCCTGGGTATCTATCTTGTGACACTGGCCTGGAACCTGGCCCTCATCTTTTTGATCAGAGGTGAGCCCCGTCTGCAcacacccatgtacttcttcctcaccaattTGTCTTTCATCGACATCTGCTACTCTTCTACAGTGGCCCCCAAGATGCTCACTGATTTCTTCCGGGAGCAAAAGACCATATCATTCTTGGGCTGTGCTGcgcagttttttttctttgtcagtatGGGTCTCACTGAGTGCTTCCTCCTGACTGCCATGGCATACGACAGATACGCAGCCATCTCCAGTCCCCTGCTCTACACAGCCATCATGTCCCAGGGCCTCTGCACACGCATGGTGCTTGGCGCATATGTTGGTGGCTTCCTGAGCTCCCTGATCCAGGCCAGCTCCATATTTCAGCTTCACTTCTGCGGACCCAACATTATCAATCATTTCTTCTGTGACCTCCCTCCAGTACTGGCACTTTCTTGCTCTGACACCTTTCCTAGTCAAGTGGTGAATTTTCTCGTGGTAGTCACTATTGGGGGGACATCGTTCCTCATCCTCATCATCTCCTACAGTTACATAGGAACTGCTGTCTTGAAAATCCGTTCAGTGGAAGGCCGAAAGAAAGCCTTCAGCACATGTGCCTCACACTTGATGGTGGTGACTCTGTTGTTTGGGACGGCCCTTTTCATGTACCTGAGACCCAGCTCCAGCTACTCGCTTGGCAGGGACAAGGTAGTGTCTGTGTTCTATTCACTGGTGATCCCCATGCTGAACCCTCTCATTTACAgtttgaggaacagagagatcaaAGATGCCCTATGGAAGGTGTTGGAGAAGAAGAAACTGTTTTCCTAG